One genomic window of Legionella jordanis includes the following:
- the tehB gene encoding SAM-dependent methyltransferase TehB, with product MLKETDLICYQENRFNHHSKLNFFLKKHSTKEGTWGTLKILKGDIELVFLNGNEEELWRHRLSAKHSLTIPPACWHKIMPLSAEFEFTLSFSCKPQRFFSKKYGLGEVHKDLFYVWQTYLSELKKLNILDVGCGSGRNLLYFALLGHSLTGLDANESALNTIQQIANHENFAEVQTKRVDLNEPLNLPDEAFNLVFSTVSIQFLQPERIPSLLLELQKATAEQGFHVLVFPIRSETFSLPPSFTFLPEKEALYHYYQDQGWSILEYKESVGQLHKKDELGKPIQGLFGLLVAQKIYR from the coding sequence ATGCTTAAAGAGACTGATTTGATTTGTTATCAAGAAAATCGATTTAATCATCATAGCAAGCTCAATTTTTTTCTTAAAAAGCACAGTACTAAAGAAGGTACCTGGGGTACTCTTAAGATACTTAAAGGTGACATAGAATTGGTCTTCTTAAACGGCAATGAGGAAGAATTGTGGCGCCACCGCTTGAGTGCAAAGCATTCATTAACCATTCCTCCTGCTTGTTGGCATAAAATCATGCCACTATCGGCTGAATTTGAATTTACCCTCTCCTTTTCCTGCAAACCTCAGCGTTTTTTTAGCAAAAAATATGGATTGGGTGAGGTGCATAAAGACCTGTTCTACGTTTGGCAAACCTATTTGAGTGAATTGAAGAAGTTAAATATTCTGGATGTAGGCTGCGGTTCTGGTAGAAATTTGTTGTACTTTGCTTTGTTAGGGCACTCGCTAACAGGGTTGGATGCTAATGAGTCGGCTTTGAACACGATTCAGCAAATTGCCAACCATGAGAATTTTGCGGAAGTGCAGACCAAACGGGTCGATTTAAATGAGCCTTTAAATTTGCCTGACGAGGCATTTAATCTGGTTTTTTCTACCGTCAGCATACAATTTCTACAACCTGAACGTATTCCATCATTATTGCTCGAGTTGCAAAAGGCCACTGCAGAGCAAGGTTTTCATGTTTTGGTTTTCCCCATCCGCTCAGAAACTTTTTCCTTACCTCCTTCCTTCACCTTTCTTCCCGAAAAAGAAGCGCTTTATCACTACTACCAAGACCAGGGCTGGTCAATTCTTGAGTATAAAGAAAGCGTTGGTCAACTCCATAAAAAGGATGAATTGGGCAAACCCATTCAAGGCTTATTTGGTTTGTTAGTGGCGCAAAAAATTTATAGATGA
- the rpiA gene encoding ribose-5-phosphate isomerase RpiA, which produces MTRLKEAVAKAALSFIDDGMIVGIGTGSTVNCFIDQLATIKNRIDACVASSKATEARLKSLGIPVIDLNAADDVPVYIDGADEVTDQGHMIKGGGGALTREKIIASVARHFVCIVDESKLVHRLGSFPVAVEVLPLARSFVARELVKLGGDPEYREGFTSDNGNIILDVYNLEISRAKQLEEAIKLIPGVVENGLFIRRLANTILVATPEEIKTIHVNS; this is translated from the coding sequence ATGACGAGATTAAAAGAAGCCGTTGCCAAGGCAGCCTTGAGTTTTATTGATGATGGAATGATTGTAGGTATCGGTACAGGTTCAACAGTAAATTGCTTCATTGACCAGCTTGCTACCATTAAAAATCGCATTGATGCCTGCGTGGCCAGCTCAAAAGCAACGGAGGCACGGTTAAAATCACTCGGTATTCCGGTGATTGATTTAAATGCCGCTGACGACGTTCCTGTCTACATTGACGGGGCCGATGAAGTTACCGATCAAGGTCATATGATAAAAGGAGGTGGCGGTGCACTCACTCGTGAAAAGATTATCGCCAGTGTGGCTCGTCATTTTGTATGCATTGTGGATGAGTCAAAACTTGTTCACCGCCTCGGTTCTTTCCCAGTTGCGGTGGAAGTGCTGCCTCTTGCCCGCAGTTTTGTTGCCCGCGAATTGGTTAAATTGGGTGGAGATCCTGAGTATCGTGAAGGCTTCACTAGCGATAATGGCAATATCATCCTGGATGTTTATAATCTTGAGATCAGTCGCGCCAAACAATTAGAAGAAGCCATAAAACTTATCCCGGGCGTGGTCGAAAATGGCTTATTTATCAGGCGCCTGGCCAATACCATACTGGTGGCCACTCCCGAAGAAATTAAAACAATTCATGTGAATTCTTAA